A window of the Sporosarcina sp. FSL K6-2383 genome harbors these coding sequences:
- a CDS encoding 3-hydroxyacyl-CoA dehydrogenase/enoyl-CoA hydratase family protein gives MAYQIKKAAVLGSGVMGSGIAAHLANIGIPVLLLDIVPGKLTEQEEAQGLTLEHPQVRNKIAAGAVQNLLKQKPAPLTTKSNLSLIEAGNFEDDLEKLKDVDWIIEVIVERLDVKKGLYEKIDAVRKPGTIISSNTSGISIEAMAEGRSEDFQKHFLGTHFFNPPRYLKLLEIIPASTTAPEVVEFMTSFGEDRLGKGVVIAKDTPNFIANRIGTYGLLITLREMEKRGYSIGEVDSVTGTLIGRPKSATFRTLDVVGLDTFMHVAKNVYDKTEGEEQKVFELPPFMKKMIDNGWIGAKAKQGFYSKQGKDILELDTETFEYGPAKKLKTPSIEMAKQQKGLANRVKTLVYANDRIGEILWNILAPTLLYSAELNGEIADDIVAIDNAMKWGFGWQQGPFEIWDAIGVAKSMDKMKEEEAAVPAFVQSLLDKGYETFYKEQDGDLYFFDGEDYKLVPVNEKAIDLKRYKQKHGVIKKNSGASLIDLGDGIALLEFHSQSNSIGPDIIQMINYAVDEVEKNYKGLVIGNQGKNFCVGANLGMILMEAQDDNIFELDFIIRSFQNAMMKIKYSTKPVVAAPFGMTLGGGAEVCLPAAHIQASMETYMGLVEAGVGLIPGGGGNVNLYTKHLKGLPNGVHTDYQFIANKVFESIAMAKVSTSGEEARGNNFLDFADGVSVNADHLIYDAKQAALALYENGYKAPKHDKIPVTGDSGYATMLLGAEGMFLSGFISEHDLKIAKKLAFVLAGGKVPYGTLVDEQYMLDLEREAFLSLVAEPKSQQRMQHMLVKGKPLRN, from the coding sequence GTGGCTTATCAAATTAAAAAAGCAGCAGTTTTAGGTTCGGGTGTTATGGGATCAGGTATTGCAGCTCATCTCGCGAATATCGGAATTCCGGTTTTACTTTTGGATATCGTTCCTGGCAAGTTAACGGAACAGGAAGAAGCACAAGGACTTACATTAGAACATCCTCAAGTACGCAACAAGATTGCGGCGGGTGCTGTGCAAAATCTACTTAAACAAAAACCGGCACCATTGACAACGAAAAGTAATCTGTCTCTCATTGAAGCAGGCAATTTTGAAGATGACTTAGAAAAATTAAAAGACGTTGACTGGATCATTGAAGTTATCGTTGAAAGACTAGATGTGAAAAAAGGGTTATATGAAAAAATTGATGCTGTTCGCAAACCTGGAACAATCATTAGTTCGAATACATCAGGCATTAGCATCGAAGCGATGGCAGAAGGTCGTTCGGAAGATTTCCAAAAACATTTCCTGGGCACACACTTCTTCAACCCACCACGCTATTTGAAACTGTTGGAAATCATTCCAGCAAGTACGACAGCTCCAGAAGTAGTCGAATTCATGACAAGCTTTGGGGAAGATCGATTAGGTAAAGGTGTCGTCATTGCGAAGGATACGCCGAACTTCATTGCCAATCGGATTGGTACATACGGACTGCTAATCACACTGCGTGAGATGGAGAAACGTGGCTATTCGATTGGGGAAGTCGATTCTGTAACGGGTACATTGATTGGCCGTCCGAAATCAGCAACTTTCCGCACATTGGATGTCGTTGGTCTTGATACGTTTATGCATGTTGCGAAAAACGTCTACGATAAAACAGAAGGCGAAGAGCAGAAAGTGTTCGAACTGCCACCGTTTATGAAAAAGATGATCGACAATGGCTGGATTGGTGCGAAAGCAAAACAAGGCTTCTATTCGAAACAAGGAAAAGACATTCTCGAACTAGATACAGAGACGTTTGAATACGGTCCAGCGAAGAAATTGAAAACGCCTTCAATTGAAATGGCAAAGCAACAAAAAGGGCTAGCGAACAGAGTGAAGACATTGGTTTATGCCAATGATCGAATAGGTGAAATTTTATGGAATATCCTTGCACCAACGCTGTTGTACTCAGCAGAGCTAAATGGTGAAATCGCGGACGATATCGTTGCGATTGATAATGCCATGAAATGGGGCTTCGGCTGGCAACAAGGACCGTTTGAAATTTGGGACGCAATCGGCGTAGCAAAATCGATGGATAAGATGAAGGAAGAGGAAGCGGCAGTACCTGCTTTCGTTCAAAGTTTACTCGACAAGGGCTATGAAACTTTCTATAAAGAACAAGATGGAGATTTGTACTTCTTCGATGGGGAAGATTACAAGCTTGTCCCTGTGAATGAAAAAGCAATTGACTTGAAACGATATAAGCAAAAACACGGTGTTATCAAAAAGAATTCTGGTGCTAGCTTGATAGACCTCGGAGATGGAATTGCGCTTCTTGAGTTCCACTCACAATCGAATTCAATTGGGCCGGATATCATTCAGATGATCAATTATGCAGTGGATGAGGTTGAGAAAAACTACAAGGGGCTCGTCATTGGAAACCAAGGGAAAAACTTCTGTGTAGGTGCGAACCTTGGCATGATTTTAATGGAAGCACAGGATGATAATATTTTCGAATTGGATTTCATTATCCGGTCGTTCCAAAACGCTATGATGAAAATCAAGTATTCTACGAAACCAGTGGTAGCAGCACCATTTGGTATGACACTTGGCGGTGGAGCAGAAGTTTGCCTACCAGCAGCCCATATTCAAGCGTCGATGGAAACATATATGGGGCTCGTTGAAGCAGGAGTTGGCTTAATTCCTGGTGGTGGCGGTAACGTCAATCTGTATACGAAACATCTAAAAGGCTTGCCGAATGGTGTGCATACAGACTACCAATTCATTGCGAATAAAGTATTTGAATCAATTGCAATGGCGAAGGTGTCGACTTCTGGTGAAGAAGCACGCGGCAACAACTTCCTTGATTTTGCAGACGGCGTCAGTGTCAATGCGGATCACTTAATTTACGATGCGAAACAGGCGGCACTTGCTTTATATGAAAACGGCTATAAAGCACCGAAGCACGACAAGATTCCAGTAACAGGTGATTCTGGTTATGCAACAATGCTTCTTGGAGCAGAGGGCATGTTCTTGTCAGGGTTTATTAGCGAACATGATCTGAAAATCGCGAAGAAGCTGGCGTTTGTATTAGCAGGTGGAAAAGTGCCATATGGAACACTTGTGGATGAACAGTATATGTTGGATCTTGAACGTGAAGCGTTCCTTAGCCTTGTGGCAGAACCGAAATCACAACAACGTATGCAGCATATGCTCGTCAAAGGAAAACCGTTGCGCAACTGA
- a CDS encoding thioredoxin family protein — protein MKPITTAEQFNEIIASDSKALIKFQAGWCPDCTRMDMFIDPIVEKYDMYTWYDIDRDVLPEIAEKYDVMGIPSLLIFQDGEKQAHLHSANAKSPEQVTEFLDSVGK, from the coding sequence ATGAAACCAATTACAACAGCTGAACAATTCAACGAAATTATTGCAAGCGATTCTAAAGCGCTTATTAAATTCCAAGCAGGATGGTGCCCTGACTGCACACGAATGGATATGTTCATCGACCCAATCGTTGAAAAATACGATATGTATACATGGTATGATATCGATCGTGATGTGCTACCAGAAATCGCAGAAAAATATGATGTGATGGGTATTCCGAGCTTATTGATTTTCCAAGATGGAGAAAAGCAAGCCCATTTGCATAGTGCTAATGCAAAATCACCCGAACAAGTTACCGAGTTTCTAGATAGTGTAGGAAAATAA
- a CDS encoding STAS domain-containing protein — MDNEKEIQQLKAKIANYELVIHELSAPIIPSLFEDTILVPIAGPIGHNRLKSIRNRVLDYCADHRDTNCAIFDFTGVDMKDLELLDFNTFTIGTSQLNSTLKLMGIRPIYVGFNIQLVREIVQAGIHDEIETYANFNTALAILFNSNDKSLHSI, encoded by the coding sequence ATGGACAATGAAAAAGAGATTCAACAATTAAAAGCTAAAATTGCCAACTATGAGCTAGTTATTCATGAACTGTCCGCCCCAATCATTCCTTCCCTCTTTGAAGATACTATCCTTGTGCCAATCGCAGGTCCTATCGGCCACAATCGCCTTAAATCTATTCGTAACCGCGTGCTCGATTACTGCGCAGACCATCGCGACACGAATTGTGCTATTTTTGATTTTACAGGTGTTGACATGAAGGACCTCGAACTACTCGATTTTAATACTTTTACGATTGGAACGAGTCAACTCAATTCTACCTTAAAATTAATGGGTATCCGACCAATTTATGTTGGATTTAACATACAGCTTGTTCGAGAAATTGTTCAAGCAGGAATTCATGATGAAATTGAAACCTACGCCAACTTCAACACTGCACTCGCTATCCTTTTTAACTCCAATGACAAATCACTTCATTCAATTTAA
- a CDS encoding C39 family peptidase yields MDKIKKILTINGKSQYDEDINEAFRPFACGPVTARIIMDQFPPDDCPYDINELFILLGTTKIGLFKSRFIRNMRKLLGSAWIVTECDINDVKKQILNGRPVAAKFDKWFNFRWRGGYEFDYHWVPVIGYEKKDGDIELIIHDNGARNRPSQVRQVSYKKNKAVLSFVMIEPK; encoded by the coding sequence GTGGACAAAATTAAAAAAATATTGACTATCAATGGTAAGTCGCAATATGACGAGGATATTAACGAAGCTTTCCGTCCCTTTGCATGTGGACCTGTTACCGCTCGTATCATCATGGACCAATTTCCACCAGATGATTGCCCATACGATATCAACGAATTATTTATACTTCTCGGTACGACGAAAATCGGGCTGTTCAAAAGTCGTTTCATTCGCAATATGCGTAAATTATTAGGTAGCGCTTGGATTGTTACCGAATGTGATATAAATGATGTGAAAAAGCAGATCTTGAACGGACGACCTGTTGCGGCGAAGTTTGATAAATGGTTTAATTTCCGTTGGCGAGGGGGCTATGAATTTGATTACCATTGGGTGCCAGTAATTGGCTATGAGAAAAAAGATGGTGACATTGAGTTAATTATTCATGATAATGGTGCTCGAAATCGACCAAGTCAGGTACGACAGGTTTCGTATAAGAAGAATAAGGCCGTGTTGTCGTTTGTGATGATTGAACCGAAATAA
- a CDS encoding GNAT family N-acetyltransferase, with translation MNWYEKLSEYFPIEEMKSKEHMDALLNDKKNIYMKEEGPHHVLMYVETETFIFVDYLFVSSASRGAGLGRKLLTSLKEKGKPIILEVEPVDYEDTDTEKRLKFYAREQFHHAQRIGYCRRSLATGQPTELEILFWSPSDADEQSAYEAMIHTYEEIHTYKDETFYGDHYEPTDKVLVFQTERKKNILASFTTALT, from the coding sequence ATGAATTGGTACGAGAAATTAAGCGAGTATTTCCCGATTGAAGAAATGAAATCCAAGGAACACATGGACGCATTGCTGAACGACAAGAAAAACATTTATATGAAAGAGGAAGGACCTCATCACGTACTCATGTATGTCGAAACAGAAACATTCATATTTGTCGATTACCTCTTTGTATCATCAGCTTCACGTGGTGCCGGCCTTGGCCGAAAACTTCTCACTTCATTAAAAGAAAAAGGTAAACCGATTATTTTGGAAGTTGAACCTGTCGATTATGAAGACACGGATACTGAAAAACGTCTGAAGTTTTACGCACGTGAGCAATTTCATCATGCGCAGCGGATTGGCTATTGCCGTCGCTCTCTTGCGACAGGTCAACCAACTGAATTGGAAATTCTGTTTTGGTCACCCTCCGATGCGGATGAGCAAAGTGCTTACGAAGCAATGATACACACGTATGAAGAAATTCATACGTATAAGGATGAAACATTTTATGGCGATCACTACGAACCAACAGATAAAGTTCTCGTCTTTCAGACTGAACGCAAGAAAAATATCCTTGCATCGTTCACCACAGCACTCACATAA
- a CDS encoding 5'-3' exonuclease: protein MDTQEKPHILIIDGMALLFRSFFATSAMGHYFPNAAGIPTNGVQGFARHTMTATSLFEPSHLAVCWDMSAHTFRNELFDGYKANRPAPAPELVPQFDMTRSVSELMGWKNYGIQGMEADDLIGSMVSTWDGKADITIVTGDKDLLQLLRPGVRIAFMKKGYNVYDIYTYERFVEEYDIEPQQFIDVKAFTGDTSDGYPGVKGIGPKTALKLIKEYGSIEGVIESLHELTPGMRKKIEEDIDMLHLSRKLAEIHCEIDMNDAIEDLKIPLYDDKVRDLIEQEGYSMIARQAKSLSL, encoded by the coding sequence ATGGACACTCAAGAAAAACCACATATTTTAATAATAGATGGAATGGCACTGCTATTTCGTTCATTCTTTGCAACGTCCGCCATGGGACATTATTTCCCGAATGCAGCAGGCATACCGACAAATGGGGTGCAGGGCTTTGCGCGTCATACAATGACCGCAACTTCATTATTCGAGCCCTCACATCTGGCAGTTTGCTGGGATATGAGTGCGCATACGTTTCGTAATGAGTTATTCGATGGCTATAAAGCGAATCGTCCTGCACCAGCACCAGAACTTGTACCGCAATTTGATATGACAAGAAGTGTTTCTGAGCTAATGGGCTGGAAAAACTATGGCATACAAGGCATGGAAGCTGATGATTTGATAGGGTCAATGGTCTCTACTTGGGACGGCAAAGCGGACATCACCATCGTTACGGGTGATAAAGATTTGCTGCAATTGCTCAGACCAGGCGTCCGCATTGCCTTTATGAAAAAAGGGTACAATGTTTATGACATCTATACATATGAACGATTTGTAGAAGAATACGACATTGAGCCGCAGCAGTTTATAGATGTAAAAGCTTTCACGGGTGATACGAGTGATGGTTACCCAGGTGTGAAAGGCATTGGACCGAAAACGGCACTGAAATTAATAAAGGAGTATGGTTCAATTGAGGGTGTTATTGAATCCTTACACGAATTAACGCCGGGAATGCGTAAGAAAATCGAAGAAGATATCGACATGCTTCATTTATCAAGAAAGCTGGCAGAAATTCATTGTGAGATTGACATGAATGATGCAATAGAGGATTTGAAGATACCTCTGTATGATGATAAGGTCCGAGATTTAATTGAACAAGAAGGTTATTCGATGATTGCTAGACAAGCCAAATCGCTTTCGTTGTAG
- the hutH gene encoding histidine ammonia-lyase — MITLTGSSLHLDEMKAILYKESGVLLDEEALARVRKSRAAVEKIVREDRTVYGINTGFGKFSDVKIDEKDTKALQLHLIRSHSCGVGEPFPEMVSRAMVVLRLNALLKGFSGIRVEVLERFAYMVNNRIHPVIPQQGSLGASGDLAPLSHLALVLLGEGFVWQKEKHVPAEDVWKEHGLAPIVLEAKEGLALINGTQAMTAQGVVNYLEAEALAFNSEWIAAMTMEALHGITDALHPAIHEARGYPEQVDVAARMLEWLAGSELTTVQGEKRVQDAYSIRCIPQVHGASWQVLGYVKEKLEIEMNAATDNPLIFDDGDTVVSGGNFHGQPIAFAMDFLKLGVAELANISERRIERLVNPQLNEGLPPFLSPEPGLQSGAMILQYSAASLVSENKTLAHPASVDSIPSSGNQEDHVSMGTIGARHAHAIIKNARHVLAIEALCALTGCYIRGVEQMAPKTQVKFEELIAIVRPIEEDRIFTPDIEKLAQFLVK, encoded by the coding sequence ATGATTACATTAACGGGTTCATCTCTTCATTTGGATGAGATGAAGGCTATTTTATATAAAGAATCCGGGGTTTTATTGGACGAAGAAGCATTGGCGCGAGTGCGTAAAAGTCGTGCGGCAGTGGAGAAGATTGTGCGGGAAGATCGAACTGTCTACGGTATTAATACAGGATTTGGTAAGTTTAGTGATGTGAAAATTGATGAGAAGGATACGAAAGCCTTGCAATTGCATTTGATACGCTCACATTCATGTGGTGTTGGGGAGCCGTTTCCAGAAATGGTTTCACGGGCAATGGTTGTATTGCGCTTGAATGCGTTATTGAAGGGGTTTTCGGGTATTCGTGTGGAAGTGTTGGAGCGTTTCGCTTATATGGTGAACAATCGAATTCACCCAGTGATTCCACAGCAAGGTTCACTTGGAGCGTCGGGTGATCTTGCACCGTTATCGCATTTGGCGCTTGTTTTGCTAGGGGAAGGATTTGTCTGGCAAAAGGAGAAGCATGTTCCTGCGGAGGATGTTTGGAAAGAACATGGTCTTGCTCCGATTGTACTGGAGGCAAAAGAGGGTCTTGCACTTATTAATGGAACGCAGGCAATGACGGCGCAAGGTGTGGTCAATTATTTGGAGGCGGAAGCATTGGCCTTCAATAGTGAGTGGATTGCGGCGATGACGATGGAGGCGTTGCATGGCATTACGGATGCTTTGCATCCAGCGATTCATGAAGCACGCGGCTATCCAGAACAAGTGGATGTGGCAGCGCGAATGTTGGAATGGTTGGCCGGAAGCGAGTTGACGACTGTTCAAGGAGAAAAGCGTGTGCAGGACGCCTATTCCATTCGCTGTATTCCACAAGTGCATGGTGCGAGCTGGCAGGTGCTTGGCTATGTCAAAGAAAAGTTGGAAATTGAAATGAATGCAGCAACGGATAATCCGCTTATTTTCGATGACGGTGATACAGTTGTATCTGGCGGCAATTTTCATGGACAGCCAATTGCGTTTGCCATGGATTTTCTGAAGCTTGGTGTGGCGGAGCTGGCGAATATTTCGGAGCGACGTATTGAACGATTGGTAAATCCCCAGTTGAACGAAGGATTGCCACCATTTTTGAGTCCAGAACCAGGTCTGCAATCCGGTGCGATGATTTTACAATATTCGGCAGCAAGTCTTGTGTCGGAAAATAAAACATTGGCACATCCGGCGTCTGTTGACTCGATTCCATCATCAGGTAATCAGGAAGACCATGTGTCGATGGGGACAATTGGTGCAAGGCATGCTCATGCGATTATTAAAAATGCGCGACATGTCTTGGCGATTGAAGCGTTATGTGCGTTGACAGGGTGTTATATTCGGGGAGTTGAACAGATGGCGCCGAAAACACAGGTGAAGTTCGAGGAGTTAATAGCCATCGTACGTCCGATAGAAGAAGACCGGATTTTTACACCAGATATTGAAAAGTTAGCACAGTTTTTGGTGAAGTGA
- the hutI gene encoding imidazolonepropionase, whose protein sequence is MTNIVWIKHASQLATLAQPSKGPRVKDAMNNISIIRDGSVWIEDGIIQAVGTTRQLEVQFQDRAHEATITDAKGRLVTPGLVDPHTHVAYGGSREREFERRLQGATYMEIMNAGGGIHATTTMTREAKEEELVEQTKRRLDSFLQHGVTTVEGKSGYGLNLETELKQLRVMKRLQQEHPIDIIPTFMGAHAVPTEYKGREEEYVDYVINEMLPAVANEKLAVFNDVFCEVGVFTPEQSARILEAGKKYGLMPKIHADEIEPYGGAELAAKVGAISAEHLLKASDEGIAAMASAGTIACLLPATALFLREQAAEGRKMIDAGVPVAISTDCNPGSSPTTSMPLVMNLACISMRLTPSEALTAATYNAACAIQMEDKVGSIEPGKQGDIVLWDIANYQELQYLFGVNHVKAVWKKGVKVVGH, encoded by the coding sequence ATGACGAATATCGTATGGATTAAACATGCATCTCAACTCGCAACATTAGCACAACCGAGTAAGGGACCACGTGTGAAAGATGCTATGAATAATATATCCATCATTCGAGATGGCAGTGTTTGGATTGAGGATGGCATTATTCAAGCAGTAGGCACAACACGACAACTCGAAGTACAGTTTCAAGATCGCGCCCATGAAGCAACGATTACAGATGCCAAGGGTCGTTTGGTTACACCGGGACTTGTTGATCCGCATACGCATGTTGCTTATGGCGGTAGTCGCGAACGCGAATTTGAAAGGCGACTTCAAGGTGCTACCTACATGGAAATCATGAATGCTGGTGGGGGAATACACGCAACGACAACGATGACGCGAGAAGCAAAGGAAGAGGAATTGGTCGAGCAAACGAAGCGCCGACTAGATTCCTTTTTACAACATGGCGTCACGACAGTTGAAGGGAAAAGTGGCTATGGGCTCAATCTAGAAACGGAATTGAAGCAGCTACGTGTCATGAAACGCTTGCAGCAGGAGCACCCGATTGATATCATCCCAACGTTCATGGGGGCGCACGCTGTCCCGACAGAGTACAAAGGGCGCGAAGAGGAGTATGTCGATTATGTTATCAATGAAATGCTGCCAGCTGTCGCCAATGAAAAGCTTGCAGTCTTTAATGATGTCTTTTGCGAAGTCGGCGTTTTCACACCTGAACAATCAGCACGCATTTTAGAAGCGGGTAAAAAGTACGGACTCATGCCAAAAATCCATGCGGATGAAATCGAGCCATATGGTGGGGCAGAACTGGCAGCCAAAGTGGGTGCGATTTCAGCAGAGCATTTACTGAAAGCTTCTGATGAAGGCATTGCAGCGATGGCTAGTGCCGGGACGATTGCTTGTTTATTGCCAGCGACTGCACTTTTCCTGAGGGAACAAGCGGCGGAAGGTCGAAAAATGATTGATGCGGGTGTGCCTGTTGCGATTTCAACGGATTGTAATCCGGGTTCATCTCCTACGACATCGATGCCATTGGTTATGAATTTGGCATGTATTTCGATGCGTTTGACACCATCGGAAGCATTGACGGCTGCGACGTATAATGCGGCATGTGCTATTCAGATGGAAGATAAAGTTGGATCGATCGAGCCAGGAAAACAAGGGGATATTGTGTTGTGGGATATTGCTAATTACCAAGAACTGCAGTATCTATTTGGCGTCAATCACGTGAAAGCAGTATGGAAAAAGGGTGTCAAAGTTGTCGGTCATTAA
- the hutU gene encoding urocanate hydratase has product MGKAAERVIRYRGTELNTKGWQQEAALRMLMNNLDAEVAEHPDELVVYGGIGKAARNWESFDAIVRSLKELENDETLLVQSGKPVAIFKSHTDAPKVLIANSNLVPAYANWEHFHELDKKGLMMYGQMTAGSWIYIGSQGIVQGTYETFAELAKQHFGESLKGTITLTAGLGGMGGAQPLAVTMAGGVCIGIEVDETRIDRRIETRYTDVKTASLDEAIRLAEEAKSKGEALSIGLLGNAAEVLPAMIARGFIPDVLTDQTSAHDPLNGYIPVGMSLEEATALRSSNPEDYVKRSKASMGKHVEAMIDMMDKGAITFDYGNNIRQVAKDEGVTRAFDFPGFVPAYIRPQFCEGKGPFRWVALSGDPEDIYKTDEVILREFSENKHLCNWIKMAQDKIQFQGLPSRICWLGYGERARFGKIINDMVASGELKAPIVIGRDHLDSGSVASPNRETEAMKDGSDAVADWPILNAMINAVGGATWVSVHHGGGVGMGYSIHAGMVIVADGTKEAEARIERVLTTDPGMGIVRHVDAGYELAEKTAREKGVNIPMMTKREGSE; this is encoded by the coding sequence GTGGGAAAAGCAGCTGAACGGGTAATTCGTTATCGGGGGACGGAGTTAAATACGAAGGGGTGGCAACAGGAAGCGGCACTTCGTATGCTGATGAATAACTTGGATGCGGAAGTGGCGGAGCATCCAGATGAGTTGGTTGTATACGGGGGAATCGGTAAGGCGGCGCGTAATTGGGAGTCGTTTGACGCCATTGTTCGCTCGTTGAAAGAACTTGAAAATGATGAAACTTTACTTGTGCAATCGGGAAAACCGGTTGCGATATTCAAGTCACATACAGATGCACCAAAAGTATTGATTGCCAACTCGAATTTAGTGCCGGCCTATGCCAACTGGGAGCATTTCCATGAACTCGATAAAAAAGGTTTGATGATGTACGGACAAATGACAGCGGGTAGTTGGATTTATATTGGTTCACAAGGCATTGTACAAGGGACGTATGAAACGTTTGCTGAACTGGCGAAGCAGCATTTTGGGGAGTCATTGAAAGGAACTATTACATTAACGGCTGGACTGGGCGGCATGGGCGGCGCACAACCACTTGCCGTGACGATGGCTGGCGGTGTTTGTATTGGTATTGAAGTTGACGAAACGCGTATTGATCGCCGTATTGAAACGCGTTATACCGATGTCAAAACTGCTTCTTTAGATGAAGCCATTCGTCTGGCAGAAGAAGCGAAATCCAAGGGTGAAGCACTATCGATTGGATTGCTTGGTAATGCAGCAGAGGTGTTACCTGCTATGATTGCTCGCGGGTTTATTCCAGATGTGCTCACGGACCAGACATCGGCGCATGATCCGCTGAATGGTTATATACCAGTTGGCATGTCGCTGGAGGAGGCAACGGCACTTCGTTCATCCAATCCAGAGGACTATGTAAAACGTTCGAAGGCGTCGATGGGAAAGCATGTTGAAGCAATGATTGACATGATGGATAAAGGTGCCATCACGTTCGATTACGGTAATAATATCCGTCAAGTAGCGAAGGACGAAGGTGTCACACGCGCATTTGATTTCCCAGGGTTTGTTCCAGCGTATATTCGTCCGCAGTTTTGTGAAGGGAAAGGGCCATTTCGTTGGGTAGCATTATCGGGAGATCCTGAAGATATTTATAAAACAGATGAAGTGATTTTACGCGAGTTTAGCGAAAATAAGCATTTATGCAATTGGATTAAGATGGCACAAGACAAAATCCAATTCCAAGGATTGCCGTCACGAATTTGCTGGCTTGGTTATGGAGAACGTGCGCGATTTGGAAAAATCATCAATGATATGGTCGCTTCGGGCGAACTGAAAGCTCCTATCGTTATTGGAAGGGACCATCTCGATTCTGGCTCGGTAGCATCGCCTAATCGCGAAACAGAAGCGATGAAAGATGGTTCAGATGCTGTGGCTGATTGGCCAATTTTGAATGCGATGATCAATGCAGTCGGTGGTGCAACATGGGTTTCCGTTCATCATGGCGGTGGAGTCGGAATGGGCTATTCAATTCACGCAGGCATGGTCATTGTGGCAGACGGCACGAAAGAGGCGGAAGCTCGGATTGAACGTGTTTTAACGACAGATCCTGGTATGGGCATCGTGCGGCATGTAGATGCTGGCTATGAGTTGGCGGAGAAAACGGCTCGGGAAAAAGGGGTCAATATCCCAATGATGACTAAAAGGGAGGGCTCAGAATGA